The following coding sequences lie in one Methanothermobacter sp. MT-2 genomic window:
- a CDS encoding tRNA (pseudouridine(54)-N(1))-methyltransferase, producing the protein MSPDERSVAGLIRKALKFEPGREWVEANSGVFTAKKDLKGLLEELSHSYKIYYMREDGEDLRRIAHKMERPLFVLGDHLGVKKEDEKVIIQFAEDIISISKLSLMAEQCITIANYELDRAPGKL; encoded by the coding sequence ATGTCCCCTGATGAAAGGAGTGTTGCAGGGCTTATAAGAAAAGCTTTAAAGTTTGAACCGGGACGAGAGTGGGTTGAGGCGAATTCAGGGGTTTTCACAGCGAAAAAAGACCTAAAAGGATTGTTAGAGGAACTTTCCCACTCATATAAGATATATTATATGAGAGAAGATGGGGAAGATCTAAGGAGAATAGCACATAAAATGGAGCGTCCATTATTTGTTTTGGGAGATCATCTTGGAGTTAAAAAAGAAGATGAAAAAGTAATAATCCAATTTGCCGAGGATATTATCAGCATATCCAAACTTTCTTTAATGGCCGAACAATGCATAACAATTGCAAATTATGAACTTGACAGAGCCCCTGGTAAACTTTGA
- a CDS encoding Fe-S oxidoreductase, whose protein sequence is MKILFIEPPKDPWFLMGEYRPPPLGILELAAYIEAKNENINIKVLDCQAGKIDWKKLEKHIESFQPDIVIPSTLATCNAYLVLRTVETAKKISPEIKTVVGGQHFTATAQESLKYPEIDFIIRGEGEKTLNELIQTIKQDKPATNVKGLSFKHNGKIIHNPPRPLIKNLDELPFPGYHFVAEHMKKYHFKMMAGNANYALIEASRGCDHQCTFCSQWKHWKGKWRTKSPKRIADEMEYLYSEYGSNFLWLTDDNLGSGARIERLCDELIKRDMDDLMWFVQARSDDIIKNQNILPKMRKAGNYWIMAGLERHDDKTLKNFHKTIRTSDAKISMDLLKENDIFAQATFIIGERRDSHESIEGLREFVNYTDPDLAIFMILTPFPGTKLYDIARANGWIEDTNWANYDMIHAVMPTENLSRKEVQEELYKCYQNFYGNMKRRIKGIFSPNPLKGRVYRYMASRGLLKALGDLF, encoded by the coding sequence ATGAAAATTCTATTCATAGAACCTCCAAAAGACCCATGGTTTCTAATGGGCGAATACCGGCCACCACCACTAGGTATATTGGAGTTAGCGGCCTATATCGAGGCTAAAAATGAAAATATAAACATAAAAGTTTTGGATTGTCAGGCTGGGAAAATTGACTGGAAAAAACTGGAAAAACATATAGAATCATTCCAACCAGACATTGTCATCCCAAGCACCCTAGCAACTTGTAACGCATATCTAGTGCTTAGAACAGTTGAAACAGCGAAAAAGATCAGCCCAGAAATAAAAACTGTAGTAGGAGGTCAACATTTCACAGCCACCGCCCAGGAAAGTCTAAAATACCCCGAAATAGATTTTATCATCCGCGGAGAAGGCGAAAAAACACTTAACGAACTCATCCAAACCATAAAACAAGACAAACCAGCCACAAACGTTAAAGGTTTATCCTTCAAACACAATGGAAAGATAATACACAATCCCCCAAGGCCACTCATCAAAAACTTGGATGAATTACCATTTCCAGGTTATCATTTTGTGGCAGAACATATGAAAAAATATCATTTTAAAATGATGGCTGGTAACGCAAATTATGCTCTTATAGAAGCTTCACGTGGATGTGATCATCAATGCACTTTTTGTTCGCAATGGAAACACTGGAAGGGGAAATGGAGAACCAAATCACCTAAACGCATAGCTGATGAAATGGAATACCTCTACAGCGAATATGGAAGCAACTTTTTATGGCTTACCGATGACAACCTAGGTTCAGGTGCAAGAATCGAAAGACTATGCGACGAACTAATAAAAAGGGACATGGACGATCTAATGTGGTTTGTACAAGCCAGAAGCGACGACATAATCAAAAACCAGAACATTCTACCTAAAATGAGAAAAGCCGGCAACTATTGGATCATGGCCGGACTGGAAAGACACGATGATAAAACACTTAAAAATTTCCATAAGACTATCAGAACTTCTGATGCTAAAATTTCCATGGATCTTTTGAAAGAAAATGACATATTCGCCCAGGCAACCTTCATCATAGGTGAAAGACGAGACTCCCACGAATCCATAGAAGGTTTGCGAGAATTTGTCAATTATACAGATCCTGACTTGGCAATTTTCATGATATTAACACCATTCCCAGGAACAAAACTCTATGATATTGCCAGGGCAAACGGGTGGATAGAAGACACAAACTGGGCGAACTATGACATGATACATGCGGTTATGCCCACAGAAAACCTTTCAAGAAAAGAAGTCCAAGAAGAATTATACAAATGTTACCAGAACTTCTACGGGAACATGAAAAGACGCATCAAAGGCATATTCTCCCCAAACCCACTGAAAGGGAGAGTATACAGGTACATGGCCAGCAGAGGCCTTCTAAAAGCCCTGGGGGATCTGTTTTGA
- a CDS encoding fructose-bisphosphate aldolase codes for MNAPRTKITFKNKSRNFKRFLNSLFFIRPNNTPTKPSQKTIVPLYGNLLVRYNNVPEIESIAPIVKPVHPTQHVLFARCKTCPEKFPQSG; via the coding sequence ATGAACGCTCCAAGGACAAAAATAACATTCAAAAACAAATCTAGAAACTTTAAACGTTTTTTAAATAGTCTATTTTTCATCAGGCCGAATAATACCCCTACAAAGCCCAGCCAGAAGACCATTGTACCATTATATGGTAATTTGTTAGTAAGATATAATAATGTCCCTGAAATTGAGAGTATAGCCCCTATAGTCAAGCCAGTGCATCCTACACAACATGTTTTATTTGCTAGGTGTAAAACATGCCCAGAAAAGTTTCCACAATCTGGATGA
- a CDS encoding general secretion pathway protein L, which produces MEIGLYITGRVREDGTVKVPRSIRETFRMEEGKYVNYKLVRHVKIRDGNLTTSSVSRTIWERLTPEGSLKIPEDQLEIYDIREGDFVSIYLQESTREG; this is translated from the coding sequence TTGGAGATAGGATTGTATATAACTGGAAGGGTTAGAGAGGATGGTACTGTTAAGGTCCCTAGGAGTATTAGGGAGACTTTTAGGATGGAAGAAGGTAAGTATGTGAATTATAAGCTTGTGAGGCATGTTAAGATTCGAGATGGGAATTTGACAACGAGTAGCGTGTCAAGGACTATCTGGGAGCGTCTCACACCCGAAGGTTCTCTTAAGATCCCGGAGGATCAGCTTGAAATCTATGATATTAGGGAAGGAGACTTCGTAAGCATCTATCTACAAGAATCTACAAGAGAAGGCTGA
- a CDS encoding acylphosphatase, whose product MKVRAHVFITGRVQGVFFRYATQDVAERHNVNGWVRNLPDGRVEAVFEGEKENVEKVIEFCKIGPRGAKVTNIEINWEKYKGEFKNFKIHYT is encoded by the coding sequence ATGAAGGTTAGGGCCCATGTGTTTATCACTGGTAGGGTTCAAGGCGTCTTCTTCAGGTATGCGACCCAGGATGTTGCCGAGAGACACAATGTGAATGGTTGGGTGCGTAACCTGCCAGATGGCAGAGTCGAAGCCGTTTTCGAAGGCGAGAAAGAAAACGTGGAAAAAGTAATAGAGTTTTGCAAGATAGGACCACGTGGAGCTAAAGTCACCAACATTGAAATAAACTGGGAAAAATATAAAGGAGAATTCAAAAACTTCAAAATACACTACACATAA
- a CDS encoding translin, giving the protein MEKIISEIKRVLDEKDELREKALKITKEIIRLCGDCVRALHRGDSDMAAEKLDRAGELVDELGMMLKGHPDLYYSGYVGSAHQEYVEALLFYYYVDGREFPLPCDIGVPESHYLLGLGDLVGELRRYFLEVLVKGDLKKAEEICRSIRRLYDELSILEYPKGLVNIRHKQDNARYILERTLEDLARAKRP; this is encoded by the coding sequence ATGGAGAAGATAATCTCAGAGATAAAAAGGGTGCTTGATGAGAAGGATGAGTTGAGAGAGAAGGCCCTTAAGATAACGAAGGAGATAATAAGGTTGTGTGGTGATTGTGTTAGGGCTTTGCATCGTGGGGATTCTGATATGGCTGCTGAAAAGCTTGATAGGGCCGGTGAATTGGTTGATGAATTGGGTATGATGCTTAAGGGGCATCCTGATTTGTATTATAGTGGGTATGTGGGGAGTGCTCATCAGGAGTATGTTGAGGCTTTGTTGTTTTATTATTATGTGGATGGTAGGGAGTTTCCGTTGCCCTGTGATATTGGGGTGCCTGAGTCTCATTATTTGCTTGGTCTTGGCGATTTGGTGGGGGAGCTTAGGAGGTATTTTTTGGAGGTTTTGGTTAAGGGTGATTTAAAGAAGGCTGAGGAGATTTGTAGGTCGATTAGAAGGTTGTATGATGAGTTGTCGATATTGGAGTATCCTAAGGGTCTTGTGAATATAAGGCATAAGCAGGATAATGCAAGATATATATTAGAGAGGACCCTTGAAGATCTTGCAAGGGCTAAAAGACCTTGA
- a CDS encoding radical SAM domain protein, with the protein MRKTEKAKIHSKLDTNYEAVGIFYFDPLPTNCVADWVCPASTGAGYPKYAYSPKTEYGYRNLAVFFGTCSFDCLYCQNSSYREMALTGKPLFNVKDITQILDDKSACICFFGGDPSPQMSFALSAARSAIKEKKNRILRICWETNGNIHPRYINEMAKISLSSGGIIKFDLKAWDEKLHRILTSVSNRQTLKNFKYIYEHYFDKRSEPPLLVASTLMVPGYVEKDEVEKIANFLSKLSPDIPYVLLAFSPQHMMTDLPLLTWEEAEKCLKAAEGAGLKKVYLGNPHLLR; encoded by the coding sequence TTGCGCAAAACAGAAAAGGCTAAGATACATTCCAAGTTAGATACAAACTATGAAGCAGTGGGCATTTTCTATTTCGACCCATTACCCACCAATTGCGTGGCAGACTGGGTATGCCCCGCTAGTACAGGGGCTGGTTACCCAAAATACGCCTATTCACCAAAAACAGAATACGGATACAGAAACCTCGCCGTATTCTTCGGAACCTGCTCATTCGATTGCCTATACTGTCAAAACAGCTCATACAGGGAAATGGCCCTTACAGGGAAACCCTTGTTCAATGTTAAGGACATAACCCAAATCCTAGATGATAAAAGTGCCTGTATATGTTTCTTTGGGGGTGATCCATCACCACAGATGTCATTTGCCCTATCAGCAGCCCGGAGCGCAATCAAAGAAAAAAAGAATAGGATCCTGAGGATCTGTTGGGAGACCAATGGTAACATTCACCCCCGATACATAAATGAAATGGCTAAGATAAGCTTATCCTCTGGGGGCATAATAAAATTCGACCTAAAAGCATGGGACGAAAAACTCCACAGGATATTAACCAGTGTAAGTAACCGGCAAACCCTCAAAAATTTCAAATACATCTATGAACATTACTTTGATAAGAGGAGTGAACCACCCTTACTTGTTGCAAGCACACTCATGGTACCAGGGTACGTGGAAAAAGACGAAGTGGAAAAGATAGCCAACTTCCTATCGAAACTCAGCCCAGACATACCCTATGTTTTACTCGCCTTTTCACCACAACACATGATGACAGATCTTCCATTATTAACATGGGAAGAAGCAGAAAAATGTTTGAAGGCGGCTGAAGGGGCAGGATTAAAAAAAGTGTACTTAGGGAACCCCCACCTATTAAGATGA
- a CDS encoding CRISPR-associated endoribonuclease Cas2 has protein sequence MYLLIVYDVDARKVNKVNKFLKMFLHWRQNSVFEGEVSRSQFTNIKNELKKLINEKTDSVLIYKFPNKKYITLHVIGQDKNPIDLIL, from the coding sequence ATGTATCTCTTAATTGTATATGATGTTGATGCGCGTAAAGTTAATAAAGTCAATAAATTTCTTAAAATGTTCCTACATTGGAGACAAAACTCTGTTTTTGAAGGGGAAGTAAGCAGATCACAATTTACTAATATAAAAAATGAATTAAAAAAGTTAATAAATGAAAAAACAGACTCCGTACTAATTTACAAATTTCCAAACAAAAAATATATTACTCTTCATGTAATTGGACAAGATAAAAACCCAATAGATTTAATATTATAA
- a CDS encoding CRISPR-associated endonuclease Cas1, with translation MRDPIYITSNGILSRKGNTLYYINKDIKKAIPINRINEINCYGKVTLKSGASSLLMKEGIPVNFFNKYGYYEGSLYPRIQLNSGLVVVKQAEHYLNEEKRTYIAKEIVKGIKYNILKSLKYYKGRGKKVGKYIEGIENETLKNKDVPQLRSSEGHMWNLYYQSFNKILKNFKMEKREIRPPTTELNALISFGNSLLYVSTLSEIYHTYLHPSISFLHEPHERRFSLALDIADIYKPIITGRIIFKLVNTRAITQKDFNYDIGVFLNARGKQILLKEYQNRMETTIKHPKLNRRVSYKYLLRLECYKLIKHLLGDKKYESFKSWW, from the coding sequence ATGAGGGATCCCATTTATATAACATCCAATGGGATATTATCAAGAAAAGGCAACACCTTATATTATATAAATAAGGATATAAAAAAAGCCATACCCATAAATCGCATAAATGAAATAAATTGTTATGGTAAAGTTACTCTTAAATCAGGGGCTTCTTCTCTTTTAATGAAAGAAGGGATTCCAGTAAATTTTTTCAACAAATATGGGTATTACGAAGGTTCGTTGTATCCACGTATCCAACTTAATTCGGGGTTAGTAGTTGTAAAACAAGCAGAACATTACCTCAATGAAGAAAAAAGAACATATATAGCAAAAGAAATAGTTAAAGGCATAAAATACAACATCCTAAAGTCACTAAAATATTATAAGGGCAGGGGAAAGAAAGTCGGAAAATATATTGAAGGCATTGAAAACGAAACACTCAAAAATAAAGATGTTCCACAATTGAGAAGTAGTGAAGGACACATGTGGAATTTATATTACCAAAGCTTCAATAAAATCCTCAAAAACTTCAAAATGGAAAAAAGAGAAATCAGACCACCCACAACTGAATTAAACGCATTAATATCATTTGGAAATTCCTTATTATATGTAAGTACCCTCTCAGAAATTTACCACACATATTTACACCCATCAATAAGCTTTTTACATGAACCCCATGAAAGAAGATTTTCACTTGCACTCGACATCGCCGACATTTATAAACCAATAATCACAGGGAGAATAATTTTCAAATTAGTTAACACAAGAGCAATCACACAAAAAGACTTTAATTATGATATTGGCGTATTCTTAAATGCTCGAGGTAAACAGATTTTATTAAAAGAATACCAAAATAGAATGGAAACCACTATTAAACACCCAAAACTTAATAGAAGAGTTTCCTATAAGTATTTATTGCGCTTAGAATGTTACAAATTGATAAAACATCTACTAGGAGACAAAAAATATGAAAGCTTCAAATCATGGTGGTAG
- a CDS encoding CRISPR-associated protein Cas4 produces MERITGVMVQYYISCERELWFFANQINMNYDNEDILIGRIIHEKSYSRERKNVKFGDVSFDFIKDKNLTVFEIKKSSKLTEPVKYQLYYYLWYIKKFTGKKLNGVIVYPKEKKRERIKLTPKIEDEIEKILVKIKKIIKMETPPSIKVKPYCKRCSYHEFCMV; encoded by the coding sequence ATGGAACGAATAACTGGAGTGATGGTTCAATATTATATTTCTTGCGAGAGAGAACTCTGGTTTTTCGCAAATCAAATAAACATGAATTATGACAATGAGGATATATTAATTGGACGTATAATCCACGAAAAGAGTTATTCAAGAGAAAGGAAAAATGTGAAATTTGGAGATGTTTCCTTTGATTTTATAAAAGATAAAAATTTGACCGTTTTTGAAATAAAAAAATCAAGTAAACTCACAGAGCCGGTAAAATATCAGTTATATTATTATCTTTGGTATATAAAAAAATTCACAGGAAAAAAACTTAATGGGGTCATAGTCTACCCCAAAGAGAAAAAACGTGAAAGAATAAAATTAACACCCAAAATTGAAGATGAAATCGAGAAAATACTCGTAAAGATTAAAAAAATAATTAAGATGGAAACTCCACCATCTATAAAAGTGAAACCTTACTGTAAGCGCTGTAGTTATCATGAATTTTGTATGGTGTAG
- a CDS encoding helicase translates to MLSLKDFVKDYKDKFKEIYKRDPKFFESNLIAKTDTADYSLEAHTKNALKELKKFITENNEIFKMFSTKHDVKEQTLYDILFFSVFFHDIGKGTLEFYEDKLLRKRKSYHPLYSIYFTQGLSIPRIDDVDYVTLSVLTHHTLLHKDIYGTEKFQQIRAPNFFKETFKFAEKYDEYYRDFFGFEFPYKLKFELPSKNPYNILREDFSWGFSGKGIIDALNAILSRSDKSSKKKIKEIYGFVTGNLIRGDWLSSGLNNPNFPKMTKGDLLKKLKWRARKKGISFQGLKKFQKVASKKQGNVIIKIPTGEGKTEAALLWALNNIKNKHTKVIYTMPTQVTSNSMYKRFKDYFGNDYVGILHGASSIILAEEYGDDEEKLWREKILNKTFSKPITVSTLDSFILSFFNINKWPLAQLNLENSLLIVDEIHSYDFKMIGVLRRILLELNTKGCNFALMSATFPELLEKHLLKGINYSKITQKDLFEPAPVKLEIGADGISDKINQIIDFYQKRKKVLVVTNTIEKSKEIYNNLKKTNEFKTNNHPDKHSNLILYHSQFVKKDRKLKESEIEEKDGWKDRGLVLVATQVVEISLDINFDVMFTELAPIDALVQRIGRINRRKDEIQGNVFISTDIEAVSDSGRWSYPYRMEIIEFSEKILEPGSPSLGELSAYVNRLYKSLLNTDQILFEFQNKFEDGFKKYDKIIERGPYTIRFKTENLEEISKLLQLRDTDESFETIDVIPKKFIEEEDSPERFENTVGIYKWLFFKLLKEGEIHKNNFYILDGFDYNYEIGLKALKKDDWQFL, encoded by the coding sequence ATGCTCTCACTAAAAGATTTTGTTAAAGATTACAAAGACAAATTTAAAGAAATTTACAAAAGAGATCCCAAATTCTTTGAATCTAATTTAATAGCGAAAACAGATACGGCTGATTACAGTTTAGAAGCACATACAAAAAATGCTTTAAAGGAACTTAAAAAATTTATAACAGAGAACAATGAAATTTTTAAAATGTTCTCAACAAAACATGATGTCAAAGAGCAAACACTCTATGATATATTGTTTTTTTCTGTTTTCTTTCATGATATAGGTAAAGGTACTCTTGAATTTTATGAAGATAAGCTACTTAGGAAGAGGAAATCATATCATCCTTTATATTCCATTTATTTTACACAAGGATTATCAATTCCAAGGATCGATGATGTTGATTATGTAACACTTTCAGTTTTAACTCATCACACCCTACTCCATAAAGATATATATGGAACAGAAAAATTCCAACAGATAAGAGCTCCAAATTTTTTCAAAGAAACATTCAAATTTGCAGAAAAATATGACGAATACTATAGGGACTTTTTTGGATTTGAATTTCCATATAAACTCAAATTTGAATTACCCTCTAAAAATCCATATAATATTCTGAGAGAGGATTTTTCATGGGGATTTTCTGGTAAGGGAATAATTGACGCCCTTAATGCTATTCTCAGTAGAAGCGATAAATCTTCCAAAAAGAAAATCAAGGAAATCTATGGGTTTGTAACAGGTAACCTTATACGGGGTGACTGGCTCTCCAGCGGACTAAATAATCCAAACTTTCCGAAGATGACAAAGGGGGATTTATTAAAGAAACTTAAATGGAGAGCGAGAAAAAAAGGCATTTCTTTCCAAGGTTTGAAAAAATTTCAAAAAGTAGCATCTAAAAAACAAGGAAATGTTATTATTAAGATACCTACAGGAGAAGGCAAAACTGAAGCAGCACTTTTATGGGCGTTAAATAATATTAAAAACAAGCATACAAAGGTAATATATACCATGCCAACGCAAGTTACAAGTAATTCCATGTACAAACGCTTTAAGGACTATTTTGGTAATGATTATGTTGGTATACTCCATGGTGCTTCTTCAATAATCCTAGCGGAGGAATATGGTGATGATGAAGAAAAGTTGTGGAGAGAAAAAATTTTAAATAAAACATTTTCAAAACCCATAACTGTTTCAACTTTGGATTCATTTATATTAAGTTTTTTCAACATAAATAAATGGCCCTTGGCGCAATTAAATTTAGAAAATTCCTTACTCATAGTCGATGAAATACATTCTTATGATTTTAAAATGATAGGGGTTCTTAGGAGGATATTGTTAGAATTAAACACAAAGGGCTGTAATTTTGCTTTGATGAGCGCCACATTCCCCGAATTATTGGAAAAACACCTCCTGAAAGGTATAAATTATTCAAAGATCACGCAAAAGGATCTATTTGAACCAGCACCCGTTAAATTAGAAATAGGAGCAGATGGTATTTCAGATAAAATAAATCAAATTATCGATTTTTATCAGAAAAGAAAAAAAGTACTTGTTGTAACGAATACTATTGAAAAGTCAAAAGAAATCTACAATAACCTCAAGAAAACAAACGAGTTTAAAACTAATAATCATCCAGATAAACATTCAAATTTGATATTATATCATTCACAATTCGTTAAAAAGGACAGGAAGTTGAAAGAAAGCGAAATAGAAGAAAAAGATGGATGGAAAGACAGAGGTCTGGTATTAGTTGCGACGCAAGTCGTGGAAATATCACTTGACATAAACTTTGATGTGATGTTTACAGAATTGGCACCTATTGATGCACTAGTACAAAGAATAGGGAGAATTAACAGAAGAAAGGACGAAATACAAGGGAATGTATTCATATCTACAGATATAGAAGCTGTCTCAGATAGTGGTAGATGGTCGTATCCATATAGAATGGAAATAATTGAGTTTTCCGAAAAAATTCTAGAACCTGGAAGTCCATCACTTGGTGAGTTATCTGCTTATGTGAACAGGTTATATAAAAGTCTGTTAAATACAGATCAAATATTATTTGAATTCCAAAATAAATTTGAAGATGGTTTCAAAAAATATGATAAGATAATTGAGAGAGGACCTTACACTATAAGATTCAAGACAGAAAACCTTGAAGAGATTTCAAAACTTTTGCAATTACGTGACACGGACGAAAGTTTCGAAACAATAGATGTTATCCCGAAAAAGTTCATTGAGGAGGAAGATAGCCCAGAAAGATTTGAGAATACAGTTGGTATATACAAATGGTTGTTTTTCAAATTGTTAAAGGAGGGTGAAATACATAAAAACAATTTTTACATTTTAGATGGGTTTGATTATAATTATGAAATTGGATTAAAAGCTCTTAAAAAGGATGACTGGCAATTCCTTTAG
- a CDS encoding CRISPR-associated protein Cas6 — MRLLLKFKPMEDFEYYEINNYTLQGFVYSLLKNSNYSHYHNTWGFKYFCFSNIFPVSDFITDEIKNLIISSPNPRIIREIEKQLKKPKKYYIGKYPIEIDSVKVFKPRLKRSFITTTPIVLYKNNRKNIYYSIKKAHDFQFFLDRLKENALKKYNAFYDENYYFDGNIFDKFEFNREVAVRIKKGGKMFIIIGTLWKNLEKFNMENKKFYRFILDCGLGEKNSLGFGMLNTREVMKC; from the coding sequence ATGCGATTATTGCTTAAGTTCAAACCCATGGAAGATTTTGAATATTATGAGATAAACAATTACACACTTCAAGGCTTCGTTTATTCATTGCTGAAAAATAGCAATTATAGCCATTATCACAATACATGGGGGTTTAAATATTTCTGCTTCTCCAATATTTTTCCTGTTTCAGATTTTATAACAGATGAAATAAAAAATTTGATAATTTCATCACCAAATCCTAGAATCATAAGAGAAATTGAAAAACAGTTAAAAAAACCAAAAAAATATTACATTGGCAAATACCCCATAGAAATAGACTCAGTAAAAGTGTTTAAGCCAAGATTAAAAAGGAGTTTTATAACAACCACTCCCATTGTCTTGTACAAAAATAATAGAAAAAATATTTATTATTCAATCAAAAAGGCACATGATTTTCAATTTTTTTTAGACAGGCTAAAAGAAAACGCTCTTAAAAAATACAACGCCTTCTATGATGAAAACTATTATTTTGATGGGAACATTTTCGATAAATTTGAATTTAACCGTGAAGTGGCTGTAAGAATAAAAAAAGGAGGAAAAATGTTTATAATTATAGGCACGCTCTGGAAGAATCTCGAGAAATTTAACATGGAAAATAAAAAGTTCTACCGATTCATTTTAGATTGTGGACTCGGAGAAAAAAACTCACTAGGCTTTGGAATGTTAAATACAAGGGAAGTGATGAAATGCTAA
- a CDS encoding ABC transporter, permease component, with amino-acid sequence MGEIEGIYTIWLREMKRFLRYRSRIVTSIVTPLLWLIIFGTGLGASIRFAAVPGGYRAFIYPGIIGQTILFTSIFSGVSVIIDRQYGFLKEILVAPISRPSIVFGKALGISTASMIQAAILLVLSFIVGVTMSPLCFIVSMIIALIVSMGLGGLGLVIAAFTDSMEGFNLIMSFIVLPIFLLSGALFPITGLPSWLQGAVYINPLTYAVDALRFTILRRSVLPLEVNLVVITVFAIITVFAAAFLFNTKEQNLM; translated from the coding sequence ATGGGCGAAATAGAGGGAATATACACCATATGGTTAAGGGAGATGAAAAGATTCCTACGCTACAGATCCAGGATAGTCACTTCCATCGTAACTCCACTGCTCTGGCTAATCATATTCGGAACCGGGCTTGGAGCTTCAATAAGATTCGCAGCAGTCCCGGGAGGCTACAGAGCATTCATCTACCCAGGGATAATAGGCCAAACCATACTATTTACAAGCATATTCTCAGGAGTTTCAGTAATAATAGACAGACAGTATGGTTTCCTCAAAGAGATACTGGTAGCGCCGATATCAAGACCATCAATAGTCTTTGGAAAAGCTTTGGGTATAAGCACGGCCTCAATGATACAAGCAGCCATCCTACTAGTGCTATCATTCATAGTAGGAGTCACCATGTCACCTTTATGTTTCATTGTTAGCATGATAATAGCCCTAATAGTATCCATGGGCCTTGGAGGTCTTGGACTTGTAATAGCAGCATTCACAGATAGCATGGAAGGGTTTAACCTCATAATGAGCTTCATAGTGCTGCCTATATTCCTCCTTAGCGGAGCCTTATTCCCAATTACAGGACTTCCAAGCTGGCTTCAAGGCGCAGTATATATTAATCCACTTACATATGCAGTTGACGCTTTAAGATTCACCATACTTAGAAGATCTGTGCTCCCTCTTGAAGTGAACTTGGTTGTGATCACGGTATTTGCAATAATCACAGTCTTTGCAGCCGCATTCTTATTCAACACAAAGGAACAAAATCTAATGTAG